One part of the Solanum dulcamara chromosome 8, daSolDulc1.2, whole genome shotgun sequence genome encodes these proteins:
- the LOC129899333 gene encoding CASP-like protein 4D1, whose translation METPRAMSILVLRLFTMLLCAASVPLMITNSFQLSGGEKTKYSDVKGYKYVVAAAGIGFLYSLIQLPFAMYYAFTGKRVFHGRFLGLLDFYVDKALSFFLASGVGVGFGVSSELKRYVNGFVDTIETTGIDTFEELRTKSQKFFDRGNLATTPLLAGFTTMAVLTIITSFSRK comes from the exons ATGGAAACACCAAGGGCTATGTCAATCCTTGTTCTTAGACTTTTTACTATGTTGTTGTGCGCAGCTTCGGTGCCACTCATGATTACTAATAGCTTCCAACTTAGCGGAGGCGAGAAAACCAAATACAGTGATGTTAAGGGCTACAA gTACGTCGTAGCGGCGGCAGGAATTGGATTTTTGTACTCATTGATTCAGCTGCCATTCGCAATGTATTATGCCTTTACAGGGAAGAGGGTTTTTCATGGCAGGTTCCTTGGCCTCTTGGATTTCTACGTAGATaag GCGTTAAGTTTCTTCCTAGCAAGTGGAGTTGGTGTTGGTTTTGGAGTCAGTTCTGAACTCAAGCGTTACGTAAATGGATTTGTAGACACAATTGAGACAACTGGGATTGATACATTCGAAGAGTTAAGGACCAAGAGCCAAAAATTCTTCGATAGGGGTAATTTAGCAACTACTCCCCTTCTTGCTGGATTCACTACTATGGCTGTTCTCACCATTATTACTTCCTTCAGTCGCAAATGA